In the Pseudomonas orientalis genome, one interval contains:
- a CDS encoding SCO family protein yields MSTLFTRRKVLTGMGLLGLGSLLGGCDYSPRLDFKYGKDLSDKIMGRTFKLKNTDGETVTLSSYRGLMPVVFFGFTQCPAVCPTTLARAAQAKKLMGRDGEIMQVVFITLDPERDTPEILDKYVKAFDPSFEALYGTPEEIAVAAKEFGIFYEKIPAGDTYTLSHTATSFVFDTRGNLRLGLQASLTAKECAEDLLTVMEVC; encoded by the coding sequence ATGAGTACGTTATTCACCCGCCGCAAAGTGCTGACCGGCATGGGCCTGTTGGGCCTGGGCAGCCTGCTGGGCGGCTGTGACTACAGCCCCAGGCTGGATTTCAAATACGGCAAGGACCTCAGTGACAAGATCATGGGGCGCACCTTCAAGCTCAAGAACACCGACGGCGAAACCGTCACCCTGAGCTCGTACCGTGGCCTGATGCCCGTGGTGTTCTTCGGCTTCACCCAGTGCCCGGCGGTCTGCCCGACCACCCTGGCACGCGCCGCCCAGGCCAAGAAACTGATGGGCCGCGACGGTGAAATCATGCAAGTGGTGTTCATCACCCTGGATCCCGAGCGCGACACGCCGGAAATTCTCGACAAATACGTCAAGGCCTTCGACCCCAGCTTCGAAGCCCTCTACGGCACCCCGGAAGAAATCGCCGTGGCCGCCAAGGAGTTCGGGATCTTTTATGAAAAGATCCCCGCCGGCGACACCTACACCCTGTCTCACACCGCCACCAGTTTCGTGTTCGATACCCGTGGCAACCTGCGCCTTGGCTTGCAGGCGTCCCTTACCGCTAAAGAGTGCGCAGAAGACCTGCTCACCGTCATGGAGGTCTGCTAA
- a CDS encoding DUF2946 domain-containing protein, which translates to MKLSYPDRALIAWTLYFCVLVNLFVCGLGHGQMMGQQLNGIGGQFCSVDGGQPLISDKGSADPSSSNISNYFACPVCGAVTVALVFLIGLAWLLGLTQAPRAAHERRNKAPPRYSWPCANPRASPAF; encoded by the coding sequence ATGAAATTGAGCTACCCCGACCGTGCGCTGATCGCCTGGACCTTGTACTTCTGCGTACTGGTGAACCTGTTCGTGTGCGGTTTGGGACACGGGCAGATGATGGGCCAACAGCTCAATGGCATCGGCGGTCAGTTCTGTTCGGTGGACGGCGGTCAGCCGTTGATTTCCGACAAAGGGTCGGCTGACCCGTCCTCCAGCAACATCTCGAACTACTTTGCCTGCCCGGTATGCGGCGCCGTCACCGTTGCCCTCGTATTTCTGATCGGCCTGGCCTGGCTGCTTGGCCTTACGCAAGCGCCGCGTGCTGCCCATGAGCGGCGCAATAAAGCCCCTCCGCGTTATTCCTGGCCCTGCGCCAACCCCCGCGCTTCCCCCGCCTTCTGA
- a CDS encoding putative natural product biosynthesis protein: MNPRLPAGAVRLTSKAARRPRAEPAAPDYPSNARCFVHLDARLLPHWHSLFDVCPALLKLDPPEGLNLFRSFMTWAYRNQPPLDWTYHLNLCRWLLSSPYRAQVDADFIDAFMTAAAARWILTDDSQALGIVLSWRGGNLFNWKVDKPSAAERQVLPVSTWDFAWCALSERGAFSGWLPVP, encoded by the coding sequence ATGAATCCTCGATTGCCTGCAGGCGCCGTCCGCCTGACCAGCAAGGCCGCCCGGCGCCCGCGCGCCGAACCCGCTGCGCCTGACTACCCGAGTAATGCCCGCTGTTTCGTGCATCTGGATGCACGATTGCTACCGCATTGGCATAGCTTGTTCGACGTGTGCCCGGCATTGCTCAAGCTTGATCCACCGGAGGGTTTGAATCTGTTCCGCAGTTTCATGACCTGGGCGTATCGCAACCAGCCGCCGCTGGATTGGACTTATCATTTGAATCTGTGCCGCTGGCTGTTGAGTTCACCTTACCGCGCTCAGGTCGACGCCGATTTTATTGACGCCTTCATGACTGCCGCCGCCGCGCGCTGGATTCTCACGGACGACAGCCAGGCGCTGGGGATCGTTCTGAGCTGGCGTGGTGGTAACTTGTTCAATTGGAAAGTCGACAAACCGAGCGCCGCAGAGCGGCAAGTATTACCTGTATCCACCTGGGACTTCGCCTGGTGCGCCTTGAGTGAGCGAGGCGCGTTCAGTGGGTGGTTGCCGGTGCCGTGA
- a CDS encoding hemerythrin domain-containing protein, protein MNAIDLLKADHERVKTLLTQLSESTERGVKKRTDLLAKLEMEITLHTKLEEEILYPAFRKAGGKEQDIMYHEAKEEHRTVDSLVLPDLKNTDPASTEFSGRVKVVKELLEHHIEEEETEMFPQAKKLLGKAMLDDLGAEMEAMKAAYKKAMTSKPMAA, encoded by the coding sequence ATGAATGCCATCGACCTTCTCAAAGCCGACCATGAACGCGTCAAGACCCTGCTGACCCAGCTGAGCGAATCCACCGAGCGCGGGGTGAAAAAACGCACCGACTTGCTGGCCAAGCTGGAGATGGAAATCACCCTTCACACCAAACTGGAAGAAGAAATTCTCTACCCTGCCTTTAGAAAGGCCGGCGGCAAGGAACAGGACATCATGTACCACGAGGCCAAGGAAGAGCACCGCACCGTTGATTCACTGGTGCTGCCCGACCTGAAGAATACCGACCCTGCCTCCACCGAGTTTTCTGGCCGAGTGAAGGTGGTGAAGGAGCTGCTGGAGCACCACATCGAAGAAGAAGAAACAGAGATGTTCCCCCAGGCGAAGAAACTCTTGGGCAAGGCGATGCTGGACGACCTGGGCGCAGAGATGGAAGCGATGAAAGCGGCTTATAAAAAAGCCATGACGAGCAAGCCAATGGCCGCGTAA
- a CDS encoding type 1 glutamine amidotransferase domain-containing protein — MSAQLNGKKILIITSNTGIERDELLKPLQALRGYGATVTHASSKGGIAQTFVGDTEKDQTVESDVQLSDVVGGDFDALVIPGGTVNADTLRQDTAALRLINEFAQAGKPIAAICHGPWTLIDAGVVKGKTLTAYKSVRIDLENAGAASVVDAQVQECNANGWTLITSRTPDDLPAFNEAIARAVAG; from the coding sequence ATGAGTGCGCAACTCAACGGTAAGAAAATCCTGATCATTACCTCCAACACCGGCATCGAGCGCGACGAGCTGCTCAAGCCTCTGCAAGCCTTGCGTGGCTACGGCGCGACCGTGACGCACGCTTCCAGCAAAGGCGGCATCGCCCAGACCTTCGTAGGCGATACGGAGAAGGACCAGACCGTGGAGTCCGACGTGCAACTGTCGGATGTAGTCGGCGGCGACTTCGATGCGCTGGTTATCCCCGGTGGCACCGTAAACGCCGACACCTTGCGCCAGGATACCGCCGCGCTGCGCTTGATCAATGAGTTCGCCCAAGCCGGCAAGCCCATTGCTGCGATCTGCCACGGCCCCTGGACGCTGATCGACGCGGGCGTGGTCAAAGGCAAGACCCTGACCGCGTATAAAAGCGTGCGTATCGACCTGGAAAATGCCGGTGCTGCCAGCGTGGTCGATGCCCAGGTGCAGGAATGCAACGCCAATGGCTGGACCTTGATCACCTCACGCACGCCGGACGATTTGCCGGCGTTCAATGAGGCCATCGCCAGGGCTGTAGCGGGCTGA
- a CDS encoding DUF4142 domain-containing protein, whose translation MTTRLMKQMGLTFALVAGSMSTAMAATSNDFVENAAQGGITEVEAGKLALEKSGSADVKTFAQHMITDHTKANQELMALAKKLDIEVPDDAALTDKAKKAILEMRDESFDKAYANNQVAAHEKTVELFKKEASSSDNAELKAFATKTLPTLEAHLEKAKALQSKYAK comes from the coding sequence ATGACAACTCGACTGATGAAACAAATGGGCCTGACCTTTGCGCTGGTTGCAGGCTCGATGTCCACCGCGATGGCCGCCACTTCCAACGACTTTGTGGAGAATGCCGCCCAGGGCGGTATCACCGAAGTGGAAGCCGGCAAACTGGCGCTGGAAAAAAGCGGCTCGGCGGACGTGAAAACCTTCGCGCAACATATGATTACCGACCATACCAAGGCCAATCAGGAACTGATGGCTCTGGCGAAAAAACTCGATATCGAAGTACCGGATGACGCCGCCCTGACCGACAAGGCAAAGAAAGCCATCCTGGAAATGCGCGATGAATCGTTCGACAAGGCCTACGCCAACAATCAAGTGGCGGCCCATGAAAAGACGGTTGAACTGTTCAAGAAAGAAGCCTCTTCCTCCGACAATGCCGAGCTGAAAGCTTTCGCCACCAAAACCCTGCCAACACTGGAGGCTCATCTGGAAAAGGCCAAGGCCCTGCAAAGCAAATACGCCAAGTAA
- a CDS encoding DNA methylase, whose translation MARSISASELGIELKPDDDSSLFKWFIASFLMGKRIQAPIAAQAYKVIVEEEGRDTPRKLQHCTSRELVAMLGRAHYVRYDETTAQRLLDLSAKLNADYSGKITRILQASDDRQAFEKRLAEFDGVGPKTVEIFMRDAATVLF comes from the coding sequence ATGGCCCGTTCCATCAGCGCGTCGGAACTGGGCATCGAGCTCAAGCCTGACGATGACAGCAGCCTGTTCAAGTGGTTTATCGCCAGTTTCCTGATGGGCAAACGCATTCAGGCGCCTATTGCTGCGCAAGCGTACAAGGTGATCGTTGAAGAGGAGGGGCGCGACACACCGCGTAAATTGCAGCATTGCACCTCGCGGGAGCTGGTCGCGATGTTGGGACGCGCGCATTACGTGCGTTACGACGAAACCACGGCACAGCGCCTGTTGGACCTGAGTGCCAAGCTCAATGCCGACTACAGCGGCAAAATCACGCGGATTCTTCAGGCCAGCGATGACCGCCAGGCGTTCGAAAAGCGTCTGGCCGAGTTCGATGGCGTCGGTCCCAAGACTGTCGAGATTTTCATGCGCGATGCCGCCACGGTGTTGTTTTGA
- a CDS encoding DUF72 domain-containing protein, with the protein MSAPLYVGCAGWSLPREHWPAFDEQGTHLQRYASRFNAVEINSSFYRPHLPKTYERWRESVPVGFRFSVKVPKRITHELRLQECETALDEFLAQCLQLDDKLGCLLVQLPPSLSYEPLIARAFFEALRQRFAGTVVLEPRHASWLAAGSLLQAFEIGWVTADPAVIAPGDAWHGVRYWRLHGSPRIYHSAYGHERVQAYAQVLGQSIEEGIPTWCIFDNTASGHAVADALDLLELQS; encoded by the coding sequence TTGAGCGCACCGCTGTATGTGGGCTGCGCCGGCTGGAGCCTGCCCCGCGAACACTGGCCGGCCTTCGATGAGCAAGGCACCCATTTGCAGCGCTACGCCTCGCGTTTCAATGCGGTGGAAATCAACAGTTCGTTTTATCGGCCCCACTTGCCGAAAACCTATGAGCGCTGGCGGGAGTCGGTGCCTGTGGGGTTTCGTTTCTCAGTCAAGGTGCCCAAGCGGATCACCCACGAGTTGCGTTTGCAAGAATGTGAAACTGCTCTGGACGAATTTCTCGCGCAATGCCTGCAGCTTGACGACAAGCTCGGCTGCCTGTTGGTCCAGCTCCCCCCCTCCCTGAGTTATGAGCCGCTGATTGCCCGCGCTTTTTTCGAGGCGCTGCGTCAACGTTTTGCCGGTACCGTGGTGCTGGAACCGCGCCATGCCAGCTGGCTCGCGGCCGGGAGTTTGTTGCAGGCATTCGAGATCGGTTGGGTCACCGCCGACCCCGCCGTGATCGCACCAGGCGATGCCTGGCACGGCGTGCGTTATTGGCGCCTGCATGGCTCGCCGCGGATTTACCACAGTGCCTATGGGCACGAGCGCGTGCAGGCGTATGCGCAGGTGCTGGGCCAATCGATTGAAGAGGGCATTCCCACCTGGTGCATCTTCGATAACACCGCCAGCGGGCATGCGGTCGCCGATGCCCTGGACCTGCTGGAGCTCCAGTCATAA
- a CDS encoding alpha-hydroxy acid oxidase, translated as MSLITTIEDLRKLAQKRVPRMFYDYADSGSWTESTYRANESDFARIKFRQRVARNIDERSIRASMIGQDMAMPVALAPTGLAGMQHADGEILTARAAAAFGLRYTLSTMSICSLEDIAEHVGQPFWFQLYVMRDRGFIERLIERAKVAGVDALVLTLDLQILGQRHKDLINGLSAPPRLTLPNILNMMTRPRWVMGMLGTRRRGFGNIVGHVTGVADMSSLSAWTAQQFDPRLSWDDVEWIKKCWGGKLIIKGILDVEDARLAVNTGADALVVSNHGGRQLDGAPSSISQLPAIVEAVGNRIEVWLDGGIRSGQDVLKAVALGAKGTMIGRPHLYGLGAMGEAGVTRALEIIARELDVSMALCGYNDIRDVNREILLPGTFPDGV; from the coding sequence ATGTCGTTGATCACAACCATCGAAGACTTACGCAAGCTTGCGCAAAAACGTGTACCCCGCATGTTCTACGACTACGCCGATTCCGGTTCCTGGACTGAAAGCACCTACCGCGCCAATGAAAGCGACTTTGCGCGTATCAAGTTCCGTCAGCGCGTGGCGCGCAATATCGATGAACGTTCGATTCGCGCCAGTATGATTGGCCAGGACATGGCCATGCCGGTGGCCCTGGCACCGACCGGCCTGGCGGGCATGCAGCACGCCGATGGCGAGATCCTGACCGCCCGCGCCGCTGCGGCATTTGGCCTGCGCTATACCTTGTCGACCATGAGCATCTGTTCGCTGGAAGACATCGCCGAGCATGTCGGCCAGCCCTTCTGGTTCCAATTGTATGTGATGCGCGACCGTGGGTTTATCGAGCGCTTGATCGAGCGCGCCAAGGTGGCGGGGGTTGATGCGTTGGTGTTGACACTGGACTTGCAGATCCTGGGGCAGCGCCACAAGGATTTGATCAATGGCCTGTCGGCGCCGCCCAGGCTGACCCTGCCGAACATCCTCAACATGATGACCAGGCCGCGCTGGGTGATGGGCATGCTCGGCACCCGGCGCCGTGGTTTCGGCAATATCGTCGGGCATGTGACGGGCGTGGCCGACATGAGTTCGCTGTCGGCGTGGACCGCCCAGCAATTCGACCCGCGCCTGAGCTGGGACGATGTGGAGTGGATCAAGAAGTGCTGGGGCGGCAAGCTGATCATCAAGGGCATCCTCGATGTGGAGGACGCCCGCCTGGCGGTCAACACCGGCGCCGATGCGTTGGTGGTGAGCAACCATGGGGGGCGTCAGCTCGATGGCGCGCCGTCGAGCATCAGCCAGTTGCCGGCAATTGTAGAGGCGGTGGGCAATCGGATTGAAGTGTGGCTCGATGGGGGCATTCGCTCCGGCCAGGACGTGCTCAAGGCCGTGGCACTGGGCGCCAAGGGCACAATGATCGGCCGCCCGCATCTGTATGGCTTGGGGGCGATGGGCGAAGCGGGCGTGACCAGAGCGCTGGAGATCATTGCCCGTGAACTGGATGTGTCGATGGCGCTATGTGGCTATAACGATATACGCGATGTGAATCGCGAGATCCTGCTGCCTGGCACGTTTCCTGACGGGGTTTGA
- a CDS encoding alpha/beta hydrolase: MSSRSMPRRGLRRFVLLCMALLIVGLPVGCAVLQHKERELVFRIEPGTAGWYTGLPGAVQEFDIKPAAFKSGQNIHGWWYPAAQKDAPAILYLHGVRWNLTGQLFRIEQLHALGYSVLAIDYRGFGKSQGDLPSETTVYEDARIAWERFQLLQPDPGKRLIYGHSLGGAVAIDLAAELSRQVPLPVRGLVIESTFTSLGDVATAVANTSLPVRWLLSQKFDSIDKMADIHMPLLVVHGLDDRYVPPRFSQQLFDAAQQPKRLLLVPGAGHNNSMSLAGRNYALALHKLMQTTMPPPVVTHSTSRGNDS; this comes from the coding sequence ATGTCATCTCGCTCCATGCCCCGCCGGGGCCTTCGCCGGTTTGTGCTGCTGTGCATGGCCCTGTTGATCGTCGGCCTGCCGGTCGGCTGCGCCGTGCTGCAACACAAGGAGCGTGAACTGGTGTTTCGCATCGAACCGGGCACTGCGGGCTGGTACACCGGCCTGCCCGGCGCTGTGCAGGAGTTCGATATCAAGCCTGCCGCGTTCAAGTCCGGCCAGAACATCCATGGCTGGTGGTACCCGGCCGCACAGAAAGATGCGCCGGCCATCCTGTATTTGCACGGCGTACGCTGGAACCTCACCGGTCAGCTGTTTCGCATCGAACAGTTGCACGCCCTGGGCTATTCGGTGCTGGCCATCGACTATCGCGGCTTTGGCAAAAGCCAGGGCGACCTGCCTTCGGAAACCACGGTGTATGAAGATGCGCGCATCGCCTGGGAGCGCTTTCAACTCCTGCAACCGGACCCCGGCAAACGCCTGATCTACGGCCATTCCCTGGGTGGCGCGGTGGCCATCGACCTCGCTGCGGAGTTGAGCAGGCAGGTACCGCTGCCGGTGCGTGGCCTGGTGATCGAATCCACCTTTACTTCCCTGGGGGATGTAGCCACGGCCGTTGCCAATACCTCATTGCCGGTGCGCTGGTTGCTGTCGCAGAAATTCGATTCCATTGACAAGATGGCTGATATCCATATGCCATTGCTGGTGGTGCATGGCCTTGATGACCGCTACGTACCACCGCGTTTCAGCCAGCAATTATTCGATGCCGCCCAGCAACCCAAGCGACTGTTATTGGTACCGGGCGCCGGCCATAACAACAGCATGAGCCTGGCCGGACGCAATTATGCCCTGGCACTGCACAAGCTGATGCAAACGACGATGCCACCACCGGTGGTCACCCACTCCACAAGTAGAGGGAATGACTCATAA
- a CDS encoding NUDIX domain-containing protein, translating to MDNSPVRITAEETLSDNWYLLKKYSFDLRRRDGSWQAQTREVYDRGNGATILLYNREQRTVLLIRQFRMPTFVNDYPGYLIEAAAGLLDNASPEERIRLEAEEETGYRVGHVEKIYAAFMSPGSVTERIHFFIGEYQAGDRVGAGGGLAEEGEDIEVLELGFEQALGMVASGEIVDGKTIMLLQHLELRMLKERW from the coding sequence ATGGACAACAGCCCCGTGCGCATCACCGCCGAAGAAACCCTTTCGGACAACTGGTACCTCTTGAAGAAATACAGCTTCGACCTGCGCCGTCGCGATGGCAGCTGGCAAGCCCAGACCCGTGAAGTGTATGACCGGGGCAACGGTGCGACCATTCTGCTGTACAACCGCGAGCAACGTACGGTGCTGCTGATCCGCCAGTTCCGCATGCCCACGTTCGTCAATGATTACCCCGGTTATCTGATCGAAGCGGCGGCGGGATTGCTCGACAACGCCAGCCCCGAAGAGCGCATTCGCCTGGAAGCCGAGGAAGAGACCGGCTACCGCGTGGGGCATGTCGAGAAAATCTACGCGGCGTTCATGAGCCCGGGATCGGTGACCGAGCGCATTCACTTTTTTATCGGCGAGTACCAGGCGGGCGACCGGGTTGGCGCCGGCGGCGGCCTGGCGGAAGAGGGCGAGGATATCGAAGTGCTGGAGCTGGGATTCGAGCAGGCGCTGGGGATGGTGGCCAGCGGAGAGATTGTGGATGGCAAGACCATCATGCTGTTGCAGCATCTGGAACTGCGCATGTTGAAAGAACGCTGGTAG